Proteins encoded within one genomic window of Arachis ipaensis cultivar K30076 chromosome B08, Araip1.1, whole genome shotgun sequence:
- the LOC107612246 gene encoding dnaJ homolog subfamily B member 4, producing MGVDYYSILKVERNATEDDLKKAYRKLAMKWHPDKNPNNKKEAEANFKQISEAYEVLSDPQKRVIYDQQGEEGLKHMPPPGNEPTNGFNPRNAEDIFAEFFGDNPFGFGSSGPHGRSRFQTDGGGSFSGFHAPLKKPPPVESKLACSLEELYTGSTRKMKISRIVMDANGRPNPETEILTIDIKPGWKKGTKITFPDKGNQHPNQLPADLVFMIDEKPHNLFKRDGNDLIITKNVSLAEAIGGTSVNITTLDRRELCIPVTHIISPGYELTVPKEGMPITKEPGHRGDLRIKFEVKFPTKLSQEQRAGLRRALGG from the exons ATGGGTGTAGATTACTATAGTATATTGAAGGTAGAAAGAAATGCAACGGAAGATGATTTAAAGAAAGCATACAGGAAATTGGCAATGAAATGGCATCCTGACAAGAACCCTAACAATAAGAAAGAAGCTGAAGCCAATTTCAAGCAAATCTCTGAGGCCTATGAG GTATTGAGTGATCCTCAAAAGAGGGTGATTTATGATCAGCAAGGAGAGGAAGGTTTGAAACATATGCCACCACCTGGGAATGAACCAACAAATGGATTCAACCCAAGAAATGCAGAGGATATCTTTGCAGAGTTCTTTGGAGACAACCCTTTTGGATTTGGATCATCTGGACCTCATGGAAGGTCCAGGTTCCAAACCGACGGAGGCGGATCATTCAGCGGATTCCATGCGCCGCTGAAGAAGCCGCCTCCTGTTGAGAGCAAGTTGGCATGTAGTTTGGAAGAGTTGTACACTGGTTCCACAAGAAAAATGAAGATCTCAAGGATTGTTATGGATGCTAATGG GAGGCCAAACCCAGAAACTGAGATATTAACAATTGACATAAAGCCAGGTTGGAAAAAAGGAACAAAGATCACATTCCCAGACAAAGGTAACCAGCATCCAAACCAGCTTCCAGCAGACCTTGTTTTTATGATTGATGAGAAGCCACATAATTTATTCAAGAGAGATGGCAATGACCTTATTATCACAAAAAATGTGTCGCTGGCCGAGGCCATCGGCGGCACTTCAGTGAACATTACAACACTCGACCGGCGCGAATTGTGCATACCGGTGACTCATATCATTAGCCCGGGTTACGAGTTGACTGTCCCAAAAGAAGGGATGCCTATAACAAAGGAGCCAGGACATAGGGGTGACTTGAGGATCAAGTTTGAGGTTAAGTTCCCCACAAAGTTGTCACAAGAGCAAAGGGCAGGGCTCAGGAGAGCATTGGGTGGTTGA
- the LOC107612913 gene encoding uncharacterized protein LOC107612913 encodes MSNNLVSEPMPSMQMAQLQPIVTKVDSTAGQMDMGLLASVTADPTPQQRGGANDHVGLLRDGSGDPRSRGLSNSAMQSVRVEARMSNMGPQQLVTTPKRKAPMELSTGSSVTSNKRVAQGGNRPWLQQASNLSNKGSAQMQSPSNASPRPQQSAVSNKRKVQMTESVSSKSSTPRSSNSKNQNTQMKQPSKVQTESSESVRSKMRESLAGALALVSKQDKPTQNNNTMNDAATNGKLENNSQWDGSAPAPIDIAPEQRQDISESAQPSFSAAGSVDHATGEQRNNASSSEDFSEKFKDFEMGSINISNNENILGLNCDKQDFQSDYTLTTDDVPFSDSFFVKDDLLQGNGLSWVLSDVVGMDNQKESQNIIEQRPEPEERLPEVLASRIEEELFKLFGGVNKKYKEKGRSLLFNLKDRNNPELREKVMSGDIRPEQLCSMTAEELASKELSQWRIAKAEELAQMVVLPDSDVDIKRLVKKTHKGEFQVEVEHEDNVPIEEISSGTTSSRSLTSRKGGEARSQKTKKSGEATSSKSAVVKENKNTDGEKSNSEKDNAFSITISSNDGTDPMQGLMTDDALKDPDFLPPIVSLDEFMESLHSEPPFENLPMESGKEAPESNKDDSKVGSKSKSLDITPREQAGVTPDKSENLDAKGEKLVNAESGSTSDRRCNESEAGVKPTDDHAKERLTDNKKNASVDAELRTSNFNAEERHGNNSLYAKTAVHTKGECFWDGMLQLNISTTDSVISIFKSGEKTTAKDWPGFLEIKGRVRLEAFEKFLQELPQSRSRAIMVVHFVSKGSSPSQQSTLREVAESYITDERVGFAEPVSGVELYFCPPHNKTVEMLSKILPKEQIEAVNSIDNGLIGIIVWRKTNLISSTISPTASSQHKHSSSSSSKRQQYFSRRQQDGSSNLNVNVANPSNPPPNGVDDDDDDIPPGFGPHQARPEDDLPEFSFMGGPNTSSHMVQRPRGPPGMVPFQMVNQAPSRPVDQMRELVHKYGQSKVNSHHSGNWQDKFGGSIQPWNDDDDDIPEWQPQNSQQNHQFPPPPPPQLALHQQNFHLRPHLMNQSFPGSPTLPTPPHLQPPMNVTHGQRNIGPNWVPPNQGNNHLQPSGGQHYGAPMQGTWPENVTRSRGF; translated from the exons ATGTCCAACAATCTGGTTTCGGAGCCGATGCCAAGCATGCAGATGGCTCAGTTGCAGCCAATTGTGACCAAAGTAGATTCTACGGCTGGACAGATGGATATGGGGTTATTGGCTTCTGTAACTGCTGATCCTACTCCACAGCAACGCGGAGGTGCAAATGATCATGTTGGATTGTTGAGAGATGGGTCTGGTGATCCCAGGTCTCGGGGCTTATCGAATTCAGCTATGCAGAGTGTTCGAGTAGAAGCACGAATGAGTAATATGGGTCCACAGCAACTGGTAACAACTCCCAAGCGGAAGGCACCAATGGAATTATCAACTGGTAGCTCTGTGACATCCAACAAAAGGGTTGCACAAGGGGGAAATAGACCTTGGTTGCAGCAAGCTTCTAATCTGTCGAATAAAGGTTCTGCGCAGATGCAATCCCCATCTAATGCCTCCCCCCGCCCTCAGCAATCGGCAGTCTCCAATAAGAGAAAAGTGCAGATGACTGAATCTGTTTCCAGTAAATCAAGTACGCCACGGTCCTCGAATTCTAAAAATCAGAATACGCAGATGAAGCAGCCATCCAAGGTTCAAACAGAATCTTCTGAAAGTGTTAGGTCCAAGATGAGGGAGTCATTAGCTGGTGCTCTGGCCTTGGTTTCTAAGCAAGATAAACCGACCCAGAACAATAACACAATGAATGATGCTGCTACTAATGGGAAATTAGAGAACAACTCTCAGTGGGATGGGTCAGCACCTGCACCCATTGATATTGCCCCAGAGCAAAGGCAAGATATTTCTGAATCTGCTCAGCCTTCTTTTTCTGCAGCTGGTTCAGTTGACCATGCAACAGGAGAGCAGAGAAATAATGCATCTTCTAGTGAAGATTTTTCTGAAAAATTCAAGGATTTTGAAATGGGATCTATAAATATatcaaataatgaaaatatactcGGGTTGAACTGTGATAAGCAAGACTTCCAGTCAGATTACACTTTGACTACTGATGATGTTCCATTCAGCGACAGTTTTTTTGTGAAAGATGATCTTTTGCAGGGTAATGGTCTTTCATGGGTATTATCTGATGTGGTAGGCATGGACAATCAAAAGGAAAGTCAAAATATTATAGAGCAGAGACCAGAACCCGAGGAACGATTACCTGAAGTTTTAGCATCAAGGATAGAAGAAGAACTTTTCAAATTGTTTGGAGGTGTGAATAAGAAGTACAAAGAGAAGGGGAGGTCTCTCCTATTCAATTTGAAGGATAGAAATAATCCAGAACTAAGAGAAAAGGTTATGTCGGGTGACATTCGTCCCGAACAATTGTGTTCCATGACAGCAGAGGAACTTGCTTCAAAGGAACTCTCCCAATGGCGGATAGCCAAGGCTGAAGAGCTTGCTCAAATGGTGGTTTTACCTGATTCAGATGTTGATATTAAGAGGTTAGTCAAGAAAACACATAAAGGTGAGTTTCAGGTGGAAGTTGAACATGAAGATAACGTTCCCATTGAGGAGATCTCCAGTGGCACCACATCTTCTAGAAGTCTAACAAGTAGAAAAGGTGGGGAAGCCAGGAGTCAAAAAACTAAAAAAAGTGGGGAGGCCACTTCTTCCAAATCTGCTGTggtcaaagaaaataaaaacacggATGGTGAGAAGAGCAATTCAGAGAAGGATAATGCATTTTCCATTACCATTTCATCCAACGATGGGACTGATCCAATGCAAGGCCTTATGACAGATGATGCACTGAAGGATCCCGACTTTCTTCCACCAATTGTCTCTCTTGATGAATTCATGGAATCCCTTCATTCTGAGCCACCATTTGAAAATTTACCGATGGAATCAGGTAAAGAAGCTCCTGAATCGAACAAGGACGATTCCAAGGTTGGATCTAAATCAAAATCTTTGGATATTACCCCAAGGGAGCAAGCTGGTGTCACCCCTGATAAATCTGAAAATCTAGATGCCAAAGGTGAAAAACTGGTTAATGCAGAATCTGGGTCTACTTCTGATAGACGTTGCAATGAGAGCGAAGCTGGCGTGAAGCCAACTGATGATCATGCAAAGGAAAGGTTAACGGATAACAAGAAGAATGCTTCTGTTGATGCTGAGCTGAGAACAAGTAATTTTAATGCTGAAGAGCGACATGGCAATAATAGCTTGTATGCAAAAACTGCAGTACATACTAAGGGTGAATGCTTCTGGGACGGAATGCTTCAACTGAATATATCTACGACTGATTCAGTAATAAGCATATTTAAAAG TGGTGAGAAAACTACTGCAAAAGACTGGCCTGGTTTTCTTGAGATCAAGGGAAGGGTTCGACTTGAAGCATTTGAGAAATTTTTGCAAGAGCTTCCTCAGTCAAGAAGTCGTGCTATAATG GTCGTACACTTCGTTTCGAAAGGGTCTTCACCTAGCCAGCAATCAACACTTCGTGAG GTGGCTGAATCTTATATTACGGATGAGAGAGTGGGATTTGCTGAGCCTGTGTCTGGAGTTGAACTTTACTTTTGCCCACCTCATAACAAAACAGTTGAAATGCTGAGCAAGATACTTCCAAAGGAACAAATTGAGGCAGTTAATTCTATTGATAATGGCCTAATTGGTATTATTGTATGgagaaaaactaatttaatttcgTCAACAATTTCACCCACCGCTTCATCACAACACAAACATAGTAGTAGTAGTAGCTCTAAAAGGCAACAATACTTCTCTAGGAGACAGCAAGATGGTAGTAGTAATTTGAATGTGAATGTTGCTAATCCCTCTAATCCACCACCGAAtggtgttgatgatgatgatgatgacattCCTCCTGGGTTTGGGCCTCATCAGGCCCGGCCCGAGGATGACCTACCTGAGTTCAGTTTCATGGGTGGTCCAAACACATCATCACACATGGTCCAAAGACCTAGGGGACCACCAGGTATGGTTCCATTCCAAATGGTTAACCAGGCCCCATCACGCCCTGTTGATCAAATGAGGGAGCTTGTGCACAAATATGGTCAAAGCAAAGTAAATTCACATCATTCAGGAAATTGGCAAGACAAATTTGGTGGTTCAATCCAACCttggaatgatgatgatgatgatatacCTGAATGGCAGCCGCAAAACTCACAACAGAACCACCAgttcccaccaccaccaccaccccaaTTGGCATTGCACCAACAAAACTTTCACCTTAGACCTCACTTGATGAATCAATCTTTCCCAGGTTCACCGACTCTGCCAACACCACCACATCTTCAACCACCTATGAATGTGACACATGGCCAAAGAAATATTGGTCCAAATTGGGTTCCTCCTAACCAGGGAAACAACCACCTGCAACCAAGTGGTGGACAGCACTATGGTGCTCCTATGCAAGGCACGTGGCCTGAAAATGTTACTAGAAGTAGGggattttag